In one Caballeronia sp. M1242 genomic region, the following are encoded:
- a CDS encoding response regulator, which produces MPVNLHSPQCALWTNRSIDVDLPCWRILVVDDNASSAEALAAALTADGFETRVALSGVDALHAVDGWVPHIVILDISMPEHDGFATARVLRRIARTRDAGIIAFTALGEELVRTKGLHAGFDAYCQKGNSPATLVHLMQRLVH; this is translated from the coding sequence ATGCCCGTGAATTTGCATTCGCCCCAATGCGCTCTCTGGACCAACCGCAGTATCGACGTCGATCTCCCGTGCTGGCGGATTCTCGTCGTCGATGACAACGCTTCCAGCGCCGAGGCGCTCGCCGCGGCGCTCACTGCCGACGGATTCGAAACGCGAGTCGCCTTGTCCGGCGTCGACGCGCTGCATGCGGTCGACGGCTGGGTGCCGCACATCGTCATCCTCGATATCAGCATGCCGGAGCACGACGGCTTTGCGACCGCGCGTGTCCTGCGGCGCATCGCTCGTACGCGCGACGCGGGGATCATCGCGTTTACCGCGCTCGGCGAGGAACTTGTGCGCACGAAAGGGCTGCATGCCGGCTTCGACGCGTACTGCCAGAAGGGCAATTCTCCCGCGACGCTCGTCCATCTGATGCAGCGTCTCGTCCACTGA
- a CDS encoding chemotaxis protein, with protein MSNSQQDIEQRVRLAGSNMFELLLFKLGEAPDSEQRELYGINVFKVREILAMPTITAVAGSSEEILGVADIRGQIIPVIDLARITGCRPKNGPKILLVTEFARTTQGFAVEEVDDIVRLEWNQVLSAESHSSGRTVTSFARLDGNVDGSRLAQVLDVERIVRDVLPGQESDITEARTGRLQLKPGARVLAADDSGVARALIEQSLTAMGVPFVMTKTGQEAWDVLEAALHKAQKHGTEVSDEIALVLTDLEMPEMDGFTLTRRIKADSGLQHIPVVIHSSLSGSANEQHVRKVGANAYVSKFEASELASVMRGAIVNA; from the coding sequence GTGAGCAATTCACAACAGGATATCGAGCAGCGCGTGCGGCTCGCGGGCAGCAACATGTTCGAGTTGCTTCTCTTCAAGCTGGGCGAGGCGCCGGACTCGGAGCAGCGCGAGCTTTACGGCATCAACGTGTTCAAGGTGCGCGAGATCCTCGCGATGCCGACGATCACCGCCGTCGCCGGTTCCAGCGAGGAGATTCTCGGCGTCGCCGACATTCGCGGGCAGATCATTCCGGTGATCGACCTCGCGCGCATCACCGGCTGCCGCCCGAAGAACGGCCCCAAGATTCTGCTCGTGACCGAATTTGCGCGCACGACGCAGGGCTTCGCGGTCGAGGAAGTCGACGATATCGTGCGGCTGGAGTGGAATCAGGTGTTGTCGGCGGAGTCGCATTCGAGCGGACGCACGGTGACGAGCTTCGCGCGCCTCGACGGCAACGTCGACGGATCGCGGCTCGCGCAGGTGCTGGATGTCGAGCGCATCGTGCGCGACGTGCTGCCGGGCCAGGAATCGGACATCACGGAAGCCCGCACCGGCCGTCTGCAACTGAAGCCGGGCGCGCGCGTGCTGGCCGCGGATGATTCGGGCGTCGCGCGGGCGCTGATCGAACAGAGCCTGACCGCGATGGGCGTGCCCTTCGTCATGACGAAGACGGGTCAGGAAGCGTGGGATGTGCTCGAAGCCGCGCTGCACAAGGCGCAGAAGCACGGCACCGAGGTATCGGACGAGATCGCGCTCGTGCTCACCGATCTCGAAATGCCCGAGATGGACGGCTTCACGCTCACGCGCCGAATCAAGGCGGACAGCGGCTTGCAGCACATTCCGGTGGTGATTCACTCGTCGCTGTCGGGATCGGCGAACGAGCAGCACGTGCGCAAGGTCGGCGCGAACGCGTATGTGTCGAAGTTCGAGGCGTCGGAACTCGCCAGCGTGATGCGCGGCGCGATCGTCAACGCGTGA
- a CDS encoding CBS domain-containing protein, with translation MATVAKVLSSKPEQTVYTIADTAPVFDAIKLMADKHIGAVIVTRGDEIVGIMTERDYARKVVLMDRSSKDTPVRDIMTSHVRYVRPDQTTDDCMALMTDKRMRHLPVIDNGKLVGMISIGDLVKNIISEQQFTIQQLEYYIRGEHT, from the coding sequence ATGGCAACAGTCGCAAAGGTTCTGAGCTCGAAACCCGAACAGACGGTCTATACGATCGCGGACACGGCGCCGGTCTTCGACGCGATAAAGCTGATGGCGGACAAGCACATCGGCGCGGTGATCGTCACGCGCGGCGACGAAATCGTCGGCATCATGACCGAGCGCGACTATGCGCGCAAAGTCGTGCTCATGGACCGCTCGTCGAAAGACACGCCGGTGCGCGACATCATGACTTCGCACGTGCGCTACGTGCGGCCCGACCAGACCACCGACGACTGCATGGCGCTCATGACCGACAAGCGCATGCGCCACTTGCCGGTGATCGACAACGGCAAGCTGGTCGGCATGATTTCCATCGGCGATCTGGTCAAGAACATCATCTCCGAGCAGCAGTTCACCATTCAGCAACTCGAGTACTACATCCGGGGCGAGCACACGTAA